Below is a window of Humulus lupulus chromosome 9, drHumLupu1.1, whole genome shotgun sequence DNA.
tatatatatatagataaatattgtttgtggccatgagtTTTTGGAGTAGAATTAAGCAGTAATTATGTTAGAGTATCAAAACCACGTCGATATGTACTAAACTAATTGAGTTgtgataataatgatgatgatgatgatgatctcAACTTAATTAGGGTTAGTAAAGAGCACTCCAAGCAATGACTAATTGACTTTTTAACTACATATATATAGCAATTAGAGCAATTGTTGAGACTTGAGATGTCCATAATTTTGTTTTCTCGTTTGGTGATTAAACCCCCAACTAAGTTGAAATAAAAAAGGGTCATTatagtaatcataatcaaatgagattaattttgataatgtatataattatatatatagtacACTTGTGGGAAATATTCTTTTACTTTGTGAACACTCTAAAATTCAACTTGACCAACACCTAATAATACCAATGTAGCAATAGGTGACCATTCTATCTCAATAGTACCAAAAATATCACCACTCCTTCTTCCccacaaattaaaattaaaataaaaaatgcatGTAATGTAACTAAAAAAACCCCATGAGAAAAGTCTTGTCATCACCAACTAATAAACTCCCTATATATTAAGGCATTGTCTTGACTAACTTTAGCCATATACCAAACTTTCATTGCATGCActtgagaaagagaaagagaaagagagataaTGGGTACTTCTTCTTATGGTGTTCTTAATCTTCCATCAATGGCAGCTTTGTTCTTTGGTTTGTATACAATTATGATGATGCCAGAGCTTGTGACATGCAGAACAAGGCATTACATTTTCAATGTatactactatatatatatattgtttcaacattatggtatatatatatatttatatatgttggtTAATAATATTTTGTGTGTATGTGTATATTATGTATAATAGATAAGGAACCAGACATTGACAAGGTTGTGTCACACGAAGAGCATTATTTGTGTGAACAATAAATTTCCAGGACCTCCATTGATAGCAAGAGAAGGTGATAGAGTCATTGTCAAGGTTGTCAATCATGTTTCCAACAATATTACCATTCACTggtatgtataaatatatatatatatatatcgtaaTTTACTACGTTCTCTTTAATTCTATGACACATAAATTTTTTTTTGCACTCTAgtatagttttaataattttttacaaaatgaccTTTCGTAATTTAGACAtgtagtcgaaaatttagacagatggtcgaaaaaaaattcaaacaatccGTCAAAAATTTTAGACAACTAATCAAATTTTAGACAAATGCTActttacaaaaaattatcaaaagtaaaccAGAATGCAAAATACTTAAAAAAAAGATGtcattttcacaaatttctcatTCTATAATTACCAATCAAAACTATACTCTAGCTAATTTAAGTACTCACTCTACTACTTTGTAACACATGAATTAATACATGCACGGACTATGGTGGCCTGATGCcacactgattttttttttccaaaataaagtttaatattatttttataatttagtcatttttatataaaaaaaattggacattTATACTCTCTATACTGTACAATTTAGTAcattttttatgtaaattttgacatttatgtcctctaaattttacaatttactattttttatgtatattttgataTTTATGCCCCTCTAAATACTTTTTTAAATTTTCGCCCCCAGTGAACGAAATTTCTAGATCCACCACTAAAAATACACGTGTTTATAATttgataaatataaaataaaaattactcaAAATATGAACAACACTTGTTCATTATTGATTAGAATCGCAATGTTTAACACTCTCTCTTTATTCTTTTATATTTTATACATTTgcaataaataattaagtataaagttttgtttaaaaaaaaaattaaagcatcacaatattttgtttaatttttaacattaataaaatattttacatattaaaaaataataaacttaatttttataatCACCAAAATAATTAGTTATATACTATTAAAGTGGAAAGAATTGACACAGTGGCTGTAGTTTAGTGGTGAGAATTCCACGTTGTGGCCGTGGAGACCTGGGCTCGAATCCCAGCAGCCACATTCCCatactttttactttttttttaataatttctcGAAAACAGGCACGGGATTAGGCAGCTGACGAGTGGTTGGGCCGATGGGCCGGCGTACGTGACCCAATGTCCAATACAGATGGGCCAGAGCTACTCATACAATTTCATCATAACGGGCCAGAGGGGTACTCTTCTATGGCACGCTCACATCTCATGGCTCAGATccactgttcatgggcccatcattATTCTTCCTAAGCGCAATGAGTCTTACCCCTTTGTCAAGCCTTACAAGGAAGTACCAATCATTTTAGGTATGAAATTACTCTacataaacttatattttttttgaaaatatttgaaaaagaaagagatttatttatattgaccattgataattatatatatatataggagagTGGTTTAATGTAGACCCAGAAGCTGTGATTAGCCAGGCACTTCAGACTGGAGGGGGACCCAATGTTTCGGATGCTTACACTATCAATGGCTTCCCTGGGCCATTGTACAATTGTTCAGCTTCTAATGGTATATCATAAATTATTTAGTACACACAATATATGATATATCAAGACTATAACAACCAATTCATATCATTTAAAATTATGGGATTTTATGTAGCATATCACGCTATAGTTTTAAACTCGTACTAACATGCTCTTTATATGGATATTTGTACGTTGTTTATTATAGTTATAGTGAATATCTTGCAAGTTTTATctttaaatcaaataatttaaAGTGTCAAAAACAGAGTTTAAACAGCATGTTACAAACGTGTTTTCTGTTTTTAATATTATAGAtcattcgaaattttttgaaaacttACAGAAATTTCGCTATAACTACAATGAAcactattattaaaaaaataaaaaatagggtCAAGATGTCTCTTCCTTCCCTTATAGTTCTCTTTATGAATCACTTGAGGTCTTAATTAGTTTGATATTTTTTTACATGAATTAATGTAGCCAAAGCATgcaaatttttttatttcaaagGCACTATAAATAATTACACACAATAAATGGTTATTGATTTTAATCATGTGTGCAACTTGAAAAAAATTAACATACATTTTGTGTAGATCTTGGGTATAATTAATGTTAGGgtacacaaattttttttttttaatgttgtgGTTCAATTTAACACTAATATTATAAAATTGCAATATTTATTGAGTACTACACTAATATTGTAGTTGGATTCACATCAAAATTTATTATCACAGAGGCTATTTATATTAGTGTTTAGTAATTAACCATACACGTTTCATAGTCATATACTCTTAAATTTTGCAAATTTTGGgaatagtattttagtttttgttcttgttatataaatatgtatttgtATTTTTATAGTAGAAAAATTGTTGGGTAATGAATTtctattagtattttttttttgtacattAATACATAATAgtgtataatataattattaagaaTCTCcaacaaatttttaagaaattataaataatttaaaatatcaaaattataatttaaacaataCGTTGCATGCATGCTTAGTTTAATATTTATAAGCACTCGcaaacaaattatttaaatacttaTTTCTCCATTCTAAGTTTTCTCGAATTTCTTTAAAATTAGttggaataaaaaaaaaagttgaattttaaccaatgtacaaaaaaaaaaaaatatcaaaatagaTATAGATAGTGATTATATTATTTAACAAAATGATCACAACACTAATacatgtgttttattttattttattattaattttgacTATATATACAGACACATTCAAGCTAAGAGTGAAACCGGGGAAAACATACCTACTCCGAGTGATCAACGCTGCACTCAACGACGAACTATTTTTCAGCATAGCCAATCACAGCTTCACCATTGTTGAAGTCGACGCCGTCTACACCAAACCCTACACAACCACCACACTCCTCATCTCCCCCGGCCAAACCACCAACATCCTCCTCACCACCAAACCCTACTACCCCAACGCCACCTTCCTCATCGCCGCCAGCCCCTACTTCACCGGTGCCGGAACCGTCGACAACACCACCACCGCAGCCATCCTCGAATATCACCGTCCaccaaccaccaccaccacaaacCTCACCCTTTACAGACCATCTCTCCCTCCTTTCAACGCCACCAAGTTCGTCAACGTTACCCAGTTCGTCGCCAACTTCTCCAGCAGCCTACGCAGCTTGAACTCCGCCAAGTTCCCGGCCAACGTCCCCAAAACCGTGGACAAGAAGTTTTTCTTCACAGTCGGACTAGGGACGAGCCCGTGTCCTAAGAACACCACGTGTCAAGGTCCCAACGGACAGAGGTTCGCCGCGTCGGTGAACAACGTGTCGTTCGTGCTGCCCTCGGTGGCGCTTATGCAGTCCTACTTCACCGGAAAGTCAGCCGGAGTTTACAGCACCGATTTTCCGGCGGTTCCTGTCCAGCCGTTCAATTACACGGGGACGCCGCCGAACAACACGGTGGTGAGTAACGGGACGCGGTTGGTGGTGCTGCCGTTCAATGCGAGCGTGGAGGTGGTGATGCAAGACACGAGCATTGTGAGCGCGGAGAGCCACCCTCTTCATCTGCATGGGTTCAACTTTTTTGTGGTTGGCCAAGGGTTTGGGAACTTTGACCAGAATAAGGATCCGGCCAAGTTTAATCTGGTTGACCCAGTTGAGAGGAACACTGCTGGTGTTCCCTCCGGTGGTTGGCTCGCTATTCGGTTCTTCGCAGATAATCCAGGTACGTATATATACAAACTTTTAGTGAGAATACTtgaaaaattttaataaaattatctcTATATAtcatatagaaatgaagatgtTCTGTCCGATTTtggtattttaatttaaaatatttaaataaataaataaagttaaaaaaaatcatttagtgattacaaattttaaaataatgtcACAcgtatttatgtatttattagtTTATCAATTTAGTGATTGCATATTCttgatttttataaatatatatatactattggGTAAATAACTATTTTTGTCACGTTGTGTTTTATCGTAATACAGACTTAGTATAATGTATTTTTAATAATGTTTGTCTAGTATTTTGtaatttgaaattgtacatatttaatattttgtaCTCAAATTAAGTTAtatttaattaagtaattaaatttgaattaaaaactcatataattgaggaCAATTtagttatattaataaaatattattgatcaCATCTAAATCTAACGTACCAAATATGTCCAACAAGTACCAAATTTATTGAGAACATAGAATACTAaatttgtatttcgataaaacaccaAATAAGTATTtagcatatatattatattactattaataaaattttagatGTTAAATTGTCATATTTATCAAATTAACAACACTTATTGAATAAAAATCTAAAGATTAAAACATAATATTGTAAGCGTTAAAtactaacttatatatatatatatatatttttgtaagtcCTAGTGGTAacactattattactattatgtaATCATAGACATATCTcaatgaaaatatatttttttgtcataatttttttttgtcgTGTATGAGGTCATAAATTTAAATATCCTCTTCCATaatgtaaaaaaatattaaaattactaTAAATAATTACATCGCAACTTTATTCTGTTTGATCACTTTGAATAaactatttattatatattttttcaccaTAAATACCAActgaatatacatatatatatatatttgtatttagTTTTGAATTTAAGAATTTTGGGTGGATGTGCAGGAGTGTGGTTTATGCATTGTCATTTAGATATACACACGAGCTGGGGGCTGAGAATGGCATGGATTGTGTTGGATGGACCCCAACCTAACCAAAAGTTGCCACCACCACCGTCCGATCTTCCAAAGTGTTGACTTTAACTTTGACCAAATAATGGTCCGGATAAATATATATGGCCTCATTTTCTTTTTGAGTTTAATTGCTTTCAACTTTTTGTTTTTAATCAATTGTTTGTGTACACATTATGATTCGTTcagaaaataattcaaaattgtATGCATTGATTTTGTTCTTGTTTGGTTGATTataaataacaattcaagtgTTTAATGGTTAAAGGTGAATTTTTACCCATCACCACTTAAAAAAGTAGTAACGATCATAATTTTACTCGAAAACTCGTTTATTCataagaattatattataatgagTAGAGTATTACCCAATAAATTAAGGTTTATGATAGGAAAAGGGTGCGAAAACATGTACCCAATACGGGCATAGGTATACTCAATCTTATTACTCAACCCTACCTAcccgattatatatatatatacttatttcCATGTGTATATATAAATTTACGTGAAGATatgtaaaataaatatatttaaaattttagtataattttaaatatatactataaaatttTATAaggtaaattaaaaaaatatgtacaACTATTAGTATATTTTTGTGAATATAAATACATATCATAcaaaatttattataaataattaatatatattttgaattatAATTTATATACTAAAAATTAAATACTTAATCTAAAGTAAAGTCAATTAAGATATATCTAAACATAAATATAATGTATAGATAagtatatttaatttaataatgtatAGATATGatatattatcaataatgtaCAATAATTTATTGTACATGTATAgataatatatcatattaatatttataatttctaatacattatattatattcgCATAGGTGCAAGTAATTTGCAAtgcacatttgtttagttttatttagaaaatttattaattatttttattatgttttgatgatggtcatataaattttaaaaaaaacaatactatatataaaataatgacataaacatattaaaagaaaaattaaacctaaACCTTGtctgtggtttttttttttaaaaaaaattatcatttttaatcacaaactaccatattcAAGATACAAAAAAATTATGATACTATTCAAAGCATACCTCAATGATTGGAGAAAAAACTTGTTTATTCAATAGAAGATAAATATTATTCTACTCTCTTATGTAGTtacatatataatgtatttataatatttgttgctctttaatatgaatatatatttatataaattagatTAAGTAATatgtgttgacccttgttttggtcaactgacacggagtcaaatgcttgatgtgatggaaggtattgaaatagatctcactactagaaatataggtttttacttcggtttttatagtgagcatacaaaaaaagcgaagtaaaaacgttttcaaactcttttacttcgcatttcaaattggcgctctgaaaaaaattacttactacttcgtttttttaaaaaaacgaagtgaaaaattcatagtggagagggccgtgtttgtttgcacaagcccttatattatgtttagaggtagtaaaaatgcaaaaaactggtcaaaccaaacgcggcccttgtacacttttaacttcggttttttggtaaaaaccgaagtagaaagtggactttccacttcggtttttaccaaaaaccgaagttaaaagtcctTTATATGCCCCTTCCCTAGACCCGAACGGTCATCTTCTCAAAACCCCTTTCCCGTCTGTGCAAAAAGAAACccccaaaacctccattaaccaccgtgagccaacacccattttgattctccaagccttttttttttgttttttctttatttcttgcaatATTTCTACcttataaaccgaaatatagtccaaaaatctttttttttttgttttttagagaaaaaaaggcATTTGGCCGTGGGTTTTTTCTCCATTTGAAAGTGGTGTTTATTGCCGGATTTTGGCCGGATTTTTGAcattgcaaggggattttgagcttcaaaacaggtatagattactaaaatgtggttttgatgataattttttaattttccatgttttttttaattttttttattattccgaatttaaaattaatataattaatattttattaatttttataattatttgtttattttgttagtttaaataatgtgataaaaattaggtttattataaatatatatatgcatattagttagttttagaaatttttacaatagataaatttgttttttaaatatttgaaaaaaaataacttgaagatgatcaaag
It encodes the following:
- the LOC133801421 gene encoding laccase-17-like; translated protein: MGTSSYGVLNLPSMAALFFGLYTIMMMPELVTCRTRHYIFNIRNQTLTRLCHTKSIICVNNKFPGPPLIAREGDRVIVKVVNHVSNNITIHWHGIRQLTSGWADGPAYVTQCPIQMGQSYSYNFIITGQRGTLLWHAHISWLRSTVHGPIIILPKRNESYPFVKPYKEVPIILGEWFNVDPEAVISQALQTGGGPNVSDAYTINGFPGPLYNCSASNDTFKLRVKPGKTYLLRVINAALNDELFFSIANHSFTIVEVDAVYTKPYTTTTLLISPGQTTNILLTTKPYYPNATFLIAASPYFTGAGTVDNTTTAAILEYHRPPTTTTTNLTLYRPSLPPFNATKFVNVTQFVANFSSSLRSLNSAKFPANVPKTVDKKFFFTVGLGTSPCPKNTTCQGPNGQRFAASVNNVSFVLPSVALMQSYFTGKSAGVYSTDFPAVPVQPFNYTGTPPNNTVVSNGTRLVVLPFNASVEVVMQDTSIVSAESHPLHLHGFNFFVVGQGFGNFDQNKDPAKFNLVDPVERNTAGVPSGGWLAIRFFADNPGVWFMHCHLDIHTSWGLRMAWIVLDGPQPNQKLPPPPSDLPKC